One region of Cucurbita pepo subsp. pepo cultivar mu-cu-16 chromosome LG03, ASM280686v2, whole genome shotgun sequence genomic DNA includes:
- the LOC111791280 gene encoding F-box/kelch-repeat protein At2g44130-like, with protein sequence MAQELIPGLPEEIALDCLIRSHFTTHRIAARVCRRWRGLFLSRDFYNLRRISDRTHKAVFAVQSLLLPAGDGDKSTAPPAFGLSAFDPASGKWTWIKPIGKYPNGLPLFCRLIGVDGKLVVIGGWDPASYRPVEDVFVYDIAAEKWRQGKEMPATRSFFSAVECGGEIFVAGGHDEWKNAASTAWAYNIKNDEWRELPAMSCGRDECEAVAIGSDIWVVSGYRTENQGNFEASAEIFNTETEEWRRVDSAWREERSPRGVVGVSREGELFSWAAAVETTTAVTAEGVVGVNMEGKAMVFVGRHGIFTREGQNSKFERMEVPEEFRGFVQSACYTEI encoded by the coding sequence ATGGCACAAGAATTGATCCCCGGATTACCCGAAGAAATCGCCCTCGACTGCTTAATTCGCTCCCATTTCACTACTCATCGGATCGCCGCCCGGGTTTGCCGTCGGTGGCGAGGCTTATTCCTCAGCCGCGATTTCTATAATCTCAGGAGAATTTCTGACCGGACCCACAAGGCCGTCTTCGCAGTTCAGTCACTTCTCTTGCCGGCTGGCGATGGAGATAAATCCACTGCTCCGCCCGCGTTCGGTTTGTCGGCCTTCGATCCGGCCTCTGGGAAGTGGACCTGGATCAAACCCATCGGAAAATACCCAAATGGGCTACCGTTGTTCTGCCGGTTGATCGGTGTCGACGGGAAACTGGTGGTGATCGGCGGGTGGGATCCGGCGAGTTACCGGCCTGTGGAGGATGTGTTCGTGTACGACATCGCGGCGGAGAAGTGGAGGCAAGGGAAGGAGATGCCGGCGACGAGGTCGTTTTTTAGCGCGGTGGAATGCGGCGGCGAGATATTTGTCGCCGGCGGGCACGATGAGTGGAAGAACGCGGCGTCGACGGCGTGGGCTTACAACATTAAGAATGACGAGTGGAGGGAGCTGCCGGCGATGAGTTGCGGAAGAGATGAGTGCGAGGCGGTGGCGATTGGATCGGATATATGGGTAGTGAGCGGATATAGGACTGAAAATCAAGGGAATTTCGAAGCATCCGCCGAGATATTCAACACAGAGACGGAGGAGTGGCGGCGCGTGGATAGTGCGTGGAGGGAGGAGAGAAGTCCAAGAGGGGTGGTAGGAGTGAGCAGAGAAGGGGAATTGTTCAGCTGGGCGGCGGCGGTAGAAACGACGACGGCAGTGACGGCGGAAGGAGTGGTCGGAGTGAATATGGAGGGTAAAGCAATGGTGTTCGTGGGGAGACATGGGATTTTTACGAGGGAAGGGCAAAATAGTAAATTCGAGAGAATGGAAGTGCCAGAGGAATTTAGGGGGTTTGTCCAATCGGCTTGTTACACGGAGATTTAA
- the LOC111789880 gene encoding uncharacterized protein LOC111789880, whose translation MQLQRMNRLAPLSEEPIDEQDGRTRNRNRSGSGSGGGGSGGGRSWRNWIRTHLSILSCGKKSDGLNVLLSVLGCPLFPVSVQPNNFVSSANQVSSSSQYIIEHFAAATGCRKLNGRVKNIFATGKLTMGLVDEVSSGGGGGGGSGGGGGPTGGVTQKGCFVMWQMIPNKWLIELAVGGHSIVAGSDGNVAWRHTPWLGSHAAKGAVRPLRRAFQGLDPLAISEVFSPAQYMGEKQMMGVDCFVLKLSVDQTDLVNRSDNTAEMIKHAIHGYFCQKRGLLVYLEDSSLTRIQSPGSHPMYWETTMSTKIGDYRSVDGVMIAHSGETNVIITRFGDDLKTGPMITRMQESWSIDDVAFNVPGLSMDSFIPPQQVKKD comes from the exons ATGCAGTTACAGAGGATGAATCGTCTAGCGCCGTTATCGGAGGAGCCGATCGACGAACAAGACGGCCGCACTCGGAATCGCAACCGGAGTGGAAGCGGaagcggcggcggaggaagTGGAGGAGGACGATCGTGGCGGAACTGGATCAGAACTCATTTATCGATCCTTTCTTGTGGAAAGAAGTCCGATGGCCTGAATGTTCTCCTCAGCGTCCTCGGCTGCCCTCTGTTTCCGGTCTCCGTTCAACCTAACAATTTCGTCTCCTCTGCCAATCAG GTTTCATCATCGTCTCAGTATATCATAGAGCATTTTGCGGCGGCGACTGGGTGCCGGAAGTTAAATGGGAGGGTGAAGAATATATTTGCGACCGGGAAATTAACGATGGGGTTGGTGGATGAGGTTAGTtccggcggtggcggcggcggcggaagtggaggaggaggaggaccCACCGGCGGTGTAACGCAAAAAGGTTGCTTTGTGATGTGGCAAATGATTCCGAATAAGTGGCTGATAGAGCTGGCTGTGGGAGGCCACAGCATCGTGGCCGGTAGCGATGGCAACGTGGCTTGGAGGCACACGCCCTGGCTTGGCTCTCACGCCGCTAAGGGCGCCGTCCGCCCTCTCCGCCGTGCTTTTCAGGGACTAGATCCTTTAGCAATCTCAGAAGTATTCTCTCCGGCCCAATACATGGGAGAGAAGCAAATGATGGGCGTTGATTGTTTCGTATTGAAATTATCGGTCGATCAGACAGATTTGGTCAATCGAAGCGACAACACAGCTGAGATGATCAAGCACGCCATCCATGGCTACTTTTGCCAAAAACGTGGACTTTTGGTATACTTGGAAGACTCCTCGTTGACTCGAATTCAATCCCCTGGTTCTCACCCCATGTATTGGGAAACGACTATGTCGACAAAGATTGGGGATTATCGATCGGTGGATGGTGTTATGATCGCCCACTCCGGTGAAACCAATGTCATCATCACACGATTTGGAGACGATCTGAAAACGGGTCCTATGATTACGCGAATGCAGGAGAGTTGGAGTATTGATGATGTGGCGTTTAATGTTCCGGGGTTGTCTATGGATAGTTTTATCCCGCCTCAACAGGTTAAAAAAGATTAG
- the LOC111790776 gene encoding carbon catabolite repressor protein 4 homolog 1-like: protein MLSVVRVHLPSDIPIVGCELTPYVLHRRPDKNISTDDVSESAPIDGQFLRYRWYRLQSDKKVAVCSVHPSEQATLQCLGCVKAKIPAFKSYHCTTKCFSDSWQHHRVLHDRAASAMNENGNEEEELFGRSNNNNSAYGVLNSSSSSSTISTSLTNGLTPLYPAAVTQKTGVETWLEVGRYKSYTPTAEDIGHVLKFECAVVDMETMLPVASPLTVLTSRVIPAPSASPRCLIPVNGVDVMGKLDLDGRVSSGTFTVLSYNILADVYATNETFSYCPSWALSWPYRRQNLLREIVGYRADIICLQEVQSDHFMEFFAPELDKHGYQALYKRKTNELYNGNIQTIDGCATFFRRDRFAHVKKYEVEFNKAAQSLTDPATILTAQKRNAINRLIKDDVALIVVLESKFSTPTVDNPGKRQLVCVANTHINGNQDLKDVKLWQVHTLLKGLEKIAVSADIPMLVCGDFNSVPGSAPHHLLARGKVEPTHPDLAIDPLNLCQPHSKLSHQLPLVSAYSSFAIKGVGIGLDKQRKRLDPTTNEPLFTNCTRDFIGTLDYIFYTADTLTVESLLELLDEESLRKDTALPSPVWSSDHIALLAEFRCKSRPRR, encoded by the exons ATGCTGAGCGTGGTACGCGTGCACCTGCCCTCTGATATTCCTATTGTAGGCTGCGAACTCACGCCCTACGTCCTCCATCGTCGCCCAGATAAAAACATCAGTACCGACGATGTATCTGAGTCGGCTCCTATTGATGGTCAATTCCTGAGATACAGATG GTATCGCTTACAGAGTGATAAAAAAGTAGCTGTTTGTAGTGTGCATCCTTCTGAGCAAGCCACTTTACAGTGCTTAGGTTGTGTTAAAGCCAAAATTCCTGCTTTCAAAAGTTATCATTGCACCACCAAATGTTTCTCAGATTCTTGGCAGCATCATCGTGTTCTACATGACCGTGCTGCAAGTGCtatgaatgaaaatggtaATGAAGAGGAAGAGTTATTTGGACgttctaataataataattctgcATATGGTGTCCTCAACTCTAGCTCTTCTAGTTCTACGATTAGTACTAGCTTGACAAATGGTTTAACGCCATTGTACCCGGCAGCTGTTACGCAAAAGACAGGTGTGGAAACTTGGTTAGAAGTAGGACGCTATAAGAGTTACACACCAACTGCTGAAGATATTGGCCATGTCCTCAAGTTTGAATGTGCTGTTGTTGATATGGAAACCATGTTGCCTGTGGCTTCTCCACTTACTGTATTAACTTCTCGGGTCATTCCAGCTCCATCCGCTAGTCCACGTTGCTTAATACCTGTTAATGGGGTTGATGTGATGGGAAAGCTGGATTTGGATGGTCGAGTATCGTCAGGAACTTTTACAGTGCTTTCCTACAATATTTTGGCTGATGTGTATGCTACAAATGAAACATTCAGTTATTGCCCTTCATGGGCCCTTTCATGGCCATATCGCCGACAAAATCTGCTCCGGGAAATAGTTGGCTATCGTGCAGATATAATTTGTCTTCAGGAG GTTCAGAGTGATCACTTTATGGAATTTTTTGCTCCCGAACTGGACAAACATGGATATCAGGCACTTTACAAGAGAAAAACCAATGAG ctcTACAATGGGAACATACAAACTATTGATGGCTGTGCAACATTTTTCCGTAGAGATAGATTTGCACATGTCAAAAAATATGAG GTTGAGTTCAACAAAGCTGCACAATCTTTGACTGACCCTGCGACTATCCTAACTGCCCAAAAGAGAAATGCTATAAACAGATTAATCAAA GATGATGTTGCACTTATCGTAGTTCTTGAATCAAAGTTCAGCACTCCAACGGTTGATAATCCAGGAAAAAGGCAGCTTGTTTGTGTG GCCAATACGCATATTAATGGGAATCAAGATTTAAAAGATGTCAAGCTCTGGCAG GTGCATACTCTATTGAAAGGACTCGAGAAAATAGCAGTCAGTGCAGATATTCCAATGTTGGTCTGTGGGGATTTTAATTCTGTTCCTGGAAG TGCCCCACATCATCTTCTTGCTAGGGGGAAAGTAGAACCGACACATCCGGATCTAGCTATAGATCCTCTCAATCTATGTCAACCACATAGCAAACTGTCACATCAGCTACCGTTG GTTAGTGCTTACTCCTCCTTTGCAATAAAGGGAGTCGGCATCGGTTTAGATAAGCAGAGGAAAAGGCTGGATCCTACAACAAATGAACCCTTATTTACAAATTGTACTAGAGATTTTATCGGAACCCTGGACTACATATTCTACACGG CGGACACTTTAACAGTGGAATCTTTGTTAGAGCTCTTGGATGAAGAGAGCTTGAGAAAAGATACAGCACTTCCATCCCCAGTGTGGTCCTCCGATCACATAGCACTTCTTGCCGAGTTCCGATGCAAATCTCGGCCTAGACGTTAA
- the LOC111790543 gene encoding 60S ribosomal protein L21-1 isoform X1 — translation MPAGHGLRSRTRDLFARPFRKKGYIALTTYLRTFKIGDYVDVKVNGAVHKGMPHKFYHGRTGRVWNVTKRAIGVEINKQVGNRIIRKRIHVRVEHVQPSRCAEEFRLRKVKNDQLKAEAKAKGEVICTKRQPEGPKPGFMVEGALMETVTPIPYDVVNDLKGGY, via the exons ATGCCGGCCGGCCATGGACTTCGATCCCGTACCAGAGATCTCTTCGCGAGGCCTTTCAGGAAGAAGGGTTACATTGCTTTGACTACATATTTGAGGACCTTCAAGATCGGCGACTATGTCGACGTTAAAGTGAACGGTGCTGTCCACAAAGGAATGCCGCATAAATTCTACCATGGCCGCACCGGTCGTGTATGGAACGTTACCAAGCGTGCTATTGGTGTTGAGATCAACAAGCAG gTGGGCAACAGAATCATAAGGAAAAGAATCCATGTCCGAGTTGAGCACGTGCAGCCCTCACGGTGCGCCGAGGAGTTCCGTTTGAGGAAGGTGAAGAACGATCAACTGAAGGCCGAAGCCAAGGCTAAAGGTGAAGTCATTTGTACCAAGAGGCAACCAGAAGGCCCCAAACCAGGGTTCATGGTTGAAGGTGCTTTAATGGAGACCGTCACACCCATTCCATACGATGTGGTTAATGATCTCAAGGGTGGTTATTag
- the LOC111790543 gene encoding 60S ribosomal protein L21-1 isoform X2, with product MPAGHGLRSRTRDLFARPFRKKGYIALTTYLRTFKIGDYVDVKVNGAVHKGMPHKFYHGRTGRVWNVTKRAIGVEINKQVGNRIIRKRIHVRVEHVQPSRCAEEFRLRKVKNDQLKAEAKAKGEVICTKRQPEGPKPGFMVEGALMETVTPIPYDVVNDLKGGY from the exons ATGCCGGCCGGCCATGGACTTCGATCCCGTACCAGAGATCTCTTCGCGAGGCCTTTCAGGAAGAAGGGTTACATTGCTTTGACTACATATTTGAGGACCTTCAAGATCGGCGACTATGTCGACGTTAAAGTGAACGGTGCTGTCCACAAAGGAATGCCGCATAAATTCTACCATGGCCGCACCGGTCGTGTATGGAACGTTACCAAGCGTGCTATTGGTGTTGAGATCAACAAGCAG gTGGGCAACAGAATCATAAGGAAAAGAATCCATGTCCGAGTTGAGCACGTGCAGCCCTCACGGTGCGCCGAGGAGTTCCGTTTGAGGAAGGTGAAGAACGATCAACTGAAG GCCGAAGCCAAGGCTAAAGGTGAAGTCATTTGTACCAAGAGGCAACCAGAAGGCCCCAAACCAGGGTTCATGGTTGAAGGTGCTTTAATGGAGACCGTCACACCCATTCCATACGATGTGGTTAATGATCTCAAGGGTGGTTATTag
- the LOC111790544 gene encoding 60S ribosomal protein L21-1, with protein sequence MPAGHGLRSRTRDLFARPFRKKGYIALTTYLRTFKIGDYVDVKVNGAVHKGMPHKFYHGRTGRVWNVTKRAIGVEINKQVGNRIIRKRIHVRVEHVQPSRCAEEFRLRKVKNDQLKAEAKAKGEVICTKRQPEGPKPGFMVEGALMETVTPIPYDVVNDLKGGY encoded by the exons ATGCCGGCTGGCCATGGACTTAGATCCCGTACCAGAGATCTCTTCGCGAGGCCTTTCAGGAAGAAGGGTTACATTGCTTTAACTACTTATTTGAGGACCTTCAAGATCGGCGACTATGTTGACGTCAAAGTGAACGGCGCCGTTCACAAAGGAATGCCGCATAAATTCTACCATGGCCGTACCGGTCGTGTATGGAACGTTACCAAGCGCGCCATCGGTGTTGAGATCAATAAGCAG gtGGGCAACAGAATCATAAGGAAGAGAATCCATGTCCGAGTTGAGCACGTGCAGCCCTCACGGTGCGCCGAGGAGTTCCGTTTGAGGAAGGTGAAGAATGATCAACTGAAGGCTGAAGCCAAGGCCAAAGGTGAAGTCATTTGTACCAAGAGGCAACCAGAAGGCCCCAAACCAGGGTTCATGGTTGAAGGTGCTTTAATGGAGACTGTGACTCCCATTCCATACGATGTTGTCAATGACCTCAAGGGTGGTTATTAg
- the LOC111790542 gene encoding dirigent protein 22-like codes for MAPTFISNRSAAVAAAVFFSLFLTSALAAAEPVLSLEKLGLRRREKLSHLHFYFHDIVSGRNPTAVPVVLPPQANASRSLFGMVVMTDDPLTERPEIGSKLLGRVQGFYASASQTELGFLMVMNFAFVEGKYNGSYLSILGRNTVMSAVREMPVVGGGGLFRFARGYAQAKTYTVNYSTGDAVVEYNVYVFHY; via the coding sequence ATGGCTCCTACTTTCATCTCAAATCGCTCTGCCGCCGTCGCGGCTGCcgttttcttctctctcttcctcacCTCTGCCTTGGCCGCGGCGGAGCCCGTTCTGTCGCTGGAAAAGCTCGGGCTCCGGCGACGGGAGAAGCTGAGCCACCTCCACTTCTACTTCCACGACATCGTCAGTGGACGGAACCCCACAGCAGTGCCAGTCGTCTTGCCGCCTCAGGCCAACGCCTCACGGTCTTTATTCGGCATGGTGGTCATGACGGACGATCCGCTAACAGAGCGGCCGGAAATTGGGTCGAAATTGCTGGGAAGAGTTCAAGGGTTTTATGCCTCGGCGTCGCAAACGGAACTTGGGTTCTTAATGGTTATGAATTTTGCGTTTGTGGAAGGGAAGTACAATGGGAGTTATTTGAGCATTTTGGGGCGGAATACGGTTATGTCTGCAGTCAGAGAGATGCCGGTCGTCGGCGGCGGAGGACTTTTCCGATTTGCTCGCGGGTATGCTCAGGCGAAGACTTACACGGTGAATTACAGCACCGGTGATGCCGTTGTAGAGTATAACGTCTATGTCTTCCACTACTAG